In the genome of Bradyrhizobium sp. CIAT3101, one region contains:
- a CDS encoding EscU/YscU/HrcU family type III secretion system export apparatus switch protein: protein MSDPSKLAIALHYEKGTNAPVVVAKGKGTIGEKIVEIAKANDIPIEENEILAGALSKVELGEEIPPDLYKAVAEVLVFVLRLSGRAR, encoded by the coding sequence ATGAGCGATCCATCAAAGCTTGCCATTGCGCTGCATTACGAGAAGGGCACCAACGCGCCCGTCGTCGTCGCCAAGGGCAAGGGTACGATCGGCGAAAAGATCGTCGAGATCGCCAAGGCCAACGACATCCCGATCGAGGAGAACGAGATTCTGGCCGGCGCGCTCTCCAAGGTCGAGCTCGGCGAGGAGATTCCGCCTGATCTCTACAAGGCCGTGGCCGAGGTCCTCGTCTTCGTGCTGCGGCTGTCGGGCCGGGCGCGGTAG
- a CDS encoding carboxymuconolactone decarboxylase family protein: MTSTPLWLSSLTLAAAGGWFAATMFAAPATSKEPRFPQLTMDQLDATQKPLGEQIMKVSSVGIGGPYNPLIRSPVLGQRLFDLWHYLRWETSVPTKLNEFAIIIIGRQWRSQVEWFAHAPLAAKAGLSTDIIAELKANKRPSNMAEDEAMVYDFVTELTTTKKVSDETYARAKKILNDQQIVDLTSLTGNYVMVAMLLAMAEETVPPDKQEPFRPGEP; encoded by the coding sequence ATGACATCAACGCCGCTCTGGCTGTCGTCGCTCACGCTGGCCGCGGCCGGCGGCTGGTTCGCCGCGACGATGTTTGCAGCACCCGCCACCAGCAAGGAGCCGCGCTTTCCGCAGCTCACCATGGACCAGCTCGACGCCACGCAGAAGCCGCTCGGCGAGCAGATCATGAAGGTGTCGAGCGTCGGCATCGGCGGACCCTATAATCCCCTGATCCGCAGCCCGGTGCTCGGCCAGCGTCTGTTCGACCTCTGGCATTATCTGCGTTGGGAAACCTCGGTCCCGACCAAGCTCAACGAGTTCGCGATCATCATCATCGGCCGGCAATGGCGCTCGCAGGTGGAATGGTTCGCGCATGCGCCGCTGGCGGCGAAGGCCGGCCTGTCGACGGACATCATCGCCGAACTCAAGGCCAACAAGCGGCCGTCCAACATGGCCGAGGACGAGGCCATGGTCTACGACTTCGTCACCGAGCTCACCACCACGAAGAAGGTCTCCGACGAGACCTATGCGCGCGCCAAGAAAATCCTCAACGACCAGCAGATCGTCGACCTTACGTCGCTCACCGGCAATTACGTGATGGTGGCGATGCTGCTCGCGATGGCCGAGGAAACGGTGCCGCCGGACAAGCAGGAGCCGTTCAGGCCGGGTGAGCCGTAG
- a CDS encoding dienelactone hydrolase family protein yields MPTAFRVVATLVALCVSTALAGAQSLPKDAPARTEIFPIPSLTLSDQQFLSGDAAAGKPVTVAGEFRVAQGSGKMPVVVLMHGSSGVGATTEAWVHEFNAMGISTFVIDGFTGRGLTVTGPNQALLGRLNLIIDIYHSLEILAKHPRVDPDRIVLMGFSRGGQATLYASLDRFNKLWNKSGVQFAAYIPFYPDCSTTYQTDTEVEARPIRIFHGTPDDYNPVKSCKAFVERLKAAGRDVVLTEYPDSAHGFDSGLLGVNTVAVSANAQTVRNCHIKEGDGGVLMNGDTNAPFTYKDPCVELNPHVGGNPTTAAESRKAVVEFLQALFKLG; encoded by the coding sequence ATGCCGACGGCATTCCGCGTCGTTGCCACGCTCGTCGCGCTCTGCGTTTCAACCGCGCTTGCCGGTGCTCAATCGCTTCCCAAGGATGCCCCGGCGCGGACCGAGATCTTCCCGATCCCGTCGCTCACCCTTTCCGACCAGCAATTCCTCAGCGGCGACGCCGCGGCCGGCAAGCCCGTCACGGTGGCCGGCGAATTCCGCGTCGCGCAAGGGTCGGGCAAGATGCCGGTCGTGGTGCTGATGCACGGCTCGAGCGGCGTCGGCGCCACCACGGAAGCCTGGGTGCACGAATTCAACGCCATGGGCATCTCGACCTTCGTGATCGACGGCTTTACTGGCCGCGGGCTGACGGTGACCGGGCCGAACCAGGCCCTGCTCGGCCGGCTCAATTTGATCATCGACATCTACCACTCGCTGGAGATTCTGGCGAAGCATCCCCGCGTCGATCCTGACCGCATCGTGCTGATGGGATTTTCGCGCGGCGGCCAGGCGACGCTCTATGCCAGCCTCGATCGCTTCAACAAGCTCTGGAACAAATCCGGCGTGCAGTTCGCCGCCTACATTCCGTTCTATCCGGATTGCTCGACGACGTATCAGACCGACACCGAGGTCGAGGCGCGCCCGATCCGCATCTTCCACGGCACGCCGGATGACTACAATCCCGTGAAGAGCTGCAAGGCCTTCGTCGAACGGCTCAAGGCCGCCGGGCGCGACGTGGTGCTGACCGAATACCCCGACAGCGCCCATGGTTTTGACAGCGGCCTGCTCGGCGTCAATACGGTCGCGGTGTCCGCCAACGCGCAGACCGTGCGCAATTGCCATATCAAGGAAGGTGACGGCGGCGTGCTGATGAACGGCGATACGAATGCGCCCTTCACCTACAAGGACCCTTGCGTCGAGCTCAACCCGCATGTCGGCGGCAATCCGACGACGGCGGCGGAGTCGCGGAAAGCGGTGGTGGAGTTCTTGCAGGCGCTGTTCAAGCTGGGATGA
- a CDS encoding DUF4260 domain-containing protein, translating to MDERAAETGAATGGVNIMLRLEGLTLFAGMVMLYATWGGSWWVFALLFFVPDLSFLAYLSDAKFGALVYNAAHSYMAPVALLTFGFGLASPLTLSIALIWLAHIGIDRALGYGLKYSAGFGFTHLGRIGRQKNA from the coding sequence ATGGACGAGAGAGCGGCCGAGACCGGGGCTGCAACCGGCGGCGTCAACATCATGCTGCGGCTGGAGGGCCTGACCCTGTTCGCAGGCATGGTGATGCTCTACGCGACCTGGGGCGGCTCCTGGTGGGTGTTCGCCCTGCTCTTCTTCGTCCCCGACCTGAGCTTCCTGGCCTATCTGTCGGACGCCAAATTCGGCGCGCTGGTCTACAACGCCGCCCACAGCTACATGGCGCCGGTGGCGCTGTTGACGTTCGGTTTCGGCCTCGCCTCGCCGCTCACCCTGTCCATCGCCCTGATCTGGCTTGCCCATATCGGCATCGACCGGGCGCTGGGCTACGGCCTGAAATATTCCGCAGGGTTCGGCTTCACCCATCTGGGGCGGATCGGCCGGCAGAAAAACGCCTGA
- a CDS encoding acyl-CoA carboxylase subunit beta, producing MKNILDALEDRRAGAKLGGGEKRIEAQHARGKLTARERIELLLDKGSFEEFDMFVEHRSTEFGMEKNKVPGDGVVTGWGTVNGRKTFVFAKDFTVFGGSLSETHALKITKLQDMAMKARAPIIGLYDAGGARIQEGVAALAGYSYVFRRNVLASGVIPQISVIMGPCAGGDVYSPAMTDFIFMVKNTSYMFVTGPDVVKTVTNEVVTAEELGGASVHATRSSIADGAFENDVETLLQMRRLIDFLPSNNSDGVPEWPSFDDIGRIDMSLDTLIPDNPNKPYDMKELILKVVDEGDFFEIADMFAKNIVTGFGRIAGRTVGFVANQPMVLAGVLDSDASRKAARFVRFCDAFNIPIVTFVDVPGFLPGTAQEYGGLIKHGAKLLFAYSQCTVPLVTIITRKAYGGAFDVMASKEIGADMNYAWPTAQIAVMGAKGAVEIIFRSDIGDPDKIAARTKEYEDRFLSPFIAAERGYIDDVIMPHSTRKRIARALAMLKDKKVEMPAKKHDNLPL from the coding sequence ATGAAGAATATCCTGGACGCCCTTGAAGACCGTCGTGCCGGCGCAAAGCTCGGCGGCGGCGAGAAGCGCATCGAGGCGCAGCACGCCCGCGGCAAGCTGACCGCCCGCGAGCGCATCGAGCTCCTGCTCGACAAGGGATCGTTCGAGGAGTTCGACATGTTCGTCGAGCACCGCTCCACCGAGTTCGGCATGGAGAAGAACAAGGTGCCCGGCGACGGCGTCGTCACCGGTTGGGGCACCGTCAACGGCCGCAAGACGTTCGTCTTCGCGAAAGACTTCACCGTGTTCGGCGGCTCGCTGTCCGAGACCCACGCGCTGAAGATCACCAAGTTGCAGGACATGGCGATGAAGGCGCGGGCGCCCATCATCGGCCTCTATGACGCGGGCGGCGCCCGCATCCAGGAAGGCGTCGCCGCGCTCGCCGGCTATTCCTATGTGTTCCGCCGCAACGTGCTCGCCTCGGGCGTGATCCCGCAGATCTCCGTCATCATGGGCCCCTGCGCCGGCGGCGACGTCTATTCGCCGGCGATGACCGACTTCATCTTCATGGTGAAGAACACCAGCTACATGTTCGTCACCGGCCCGGACGTCGTGAAGACGGTGACCAACGAGGTCGTCACCGCCGAAGAGCTCGGCGGCGCCTCGGTGCACGCCACGCGCTCCTCGATCGCGGACGGCGCCTTCGAGAACGACGTCGAGACGCTGTTGCAGATGCGTCGCCTGATCGACTTCCTGCCGTCCAACAACAGCGACGGCGTGCCGGAATGGCCGAGTTTCGACGACATCGGCCGGATCGACATGTCGCTCGATACGCTGATCCCGGACAATCCGAACAAGCCCTACGACATGAAGGAGCTGATCCTGAAGGTCGTGGACGAGGGCGATTTCTTCGAGATCGCCGATATGTTCGCCAAGAACATCGTCACCGGCTTCGGCCGCATCGCGGGCCGCACCGTCGGCTTCGTCGCCAACCAGCCGATGGTGCTGGCCGGCGTGCTCGACTCCGACGCCTCGCGCAAGGCCGCGCGCTTCGTCCGCTTCTGCGACGCCTTCAACATCCCGATCGTCACCTTCGTCGACGTGCCGGGCTTCCTGCCCGGAACCGCGCAGGAATACGGCGGCCTGATCAAGCACGGCGCAAAACTGCTGTTCGCCTATTCGCAGTGCACCGTGCCGCTCGTCACCATCATCACCCGCAAGGCCTATGGCGGCGCCTTCGACGTCATGGCGTCCAAGGAAATCGGCGCCGACATGAACTACGCCTGGCCGACCGCCCAGATCGCGGTGATGGGCGCCAAGGGCGCGGTCGAGATCATCTTCCGCAGCGATATCGGCGACCCCGACAAGATCGCCGCCCGCACCAAGGAATACGAAGACCGCTTCCTGTCGCCCTTCATCGCAGCCGAGCGCGGCTACATCGACGACGTCATCATGCCCCACTCGACCCGCAAGCGCATCGCAAGGGCGCTGGCGATGCTGAAGGACAAGAAGGTCGAGATGCCTGCGAAGAAGCACGACAATTTGCCGTTGTGA
- a CDS encoding glutathione S-transferase family protein, producing the protein MPDLTLITYDWVPPPPRGYVRDLRVRWALEEGALPYRVASTPFDDRGPAHLAHQPFGQAPWLTDGDLSIFETGAILLHLGGLSEKLLPADPRRRSEATEWVFGALNSVEMATLPWTMLKFMGEPGSKFFDDFLTLRLKRMESVLADREWLAGSFSVADILMADVLRIVERFDGLADSPACRNYVARATGRPAFAKARDDQMAHFAAGDKARAHA; encoded by the coding sequence ATGCCCGACCTCACCTTGATCACCTACGACTGGGTTCCCCCGCCGCCGCGCGGCTATGTCCGCGACCTCAGGGTGCGCTGGGCGCTCGAGGAAGGTGCCCTGCCCTATCGCGTTGCCAGCACGCCGTTCGACGACCGCGGGCCTGCGCATCTGGCGCACCAGCCGTTCGGCCAGGCGCCATGGCTGACCGATGGCGATCTCTCGATCTTCGAGACCGGCGCAATCCTGCTGCATCTCGGCGGGCTCAGCGAGAAGCTGCTGCCGGCCGATCCGCGCCGCCGGAGTGAAGCCACGGAATGGGTGTTCGGCGCGCTCAATTCGGTGGAGATGGCGACCCTGCCCTGGACGATGCTGAAGTTCATGGGCGAGCCGGGATCGAAATTCTTCGACGACTTCCTCACGCTTCGCCTCAAGCGCATGGAGAGCGTGCTGGCCGACCGCGAGTGGCTGGCGGGATCCTTCTCCGTCGCCGACATCCTGATGGCGGACGTGCTGCGCATCGTCGAACGTTTCGACGGGCTCGCCGACAGCCCCGCCTGCCGCAACTACGTCGCGCGCGCGACGGGCCGTCCGGCGTTCGCCAAGGCGCGGGACGACCAGATGGCGCATTTCGCCGCGGGAGATAAGGCGCGTGCCCACGCGTAG